The following coding sequences are from one Candidatus Binataceae bacterium window:
- a CDS encoding CoA transferase gives PEHGRPGFDPLLQSYSGVMAAQGGPHGHPVYLTCAICDYGAAMISALGCVTALCALERTGRGQFCETSLLQASMALQAGEFIFYRGRPDLENGSAEHRGRSALSRAYKCRDEQWLFISLDDAEQWNSLRRARASLPALKWPEAANEPNDGKLAAALEADLAAQDRAAALAMLAQARVPAVPVNHFQDLFADPQVAANELIAELQHSQWGKVWQTGPLMKFATRQAQIDRAAPLLGEHTDQVLREFLGYDAAKIAALRADKIIR, from the coding sequence CCCCGAGCACGGCCGGCCCGGATTTGACCCGCTGTTACAGTCGTACTCCGGAGTGATGGCCGCACAGGGTGGTCCGCATGGGCATCCGGTTTACCTGACCTGCGCGATTTGCGACTACGGCGCCGCAATGATCTCCGCGCTCGGATGCGTCACCGCGCTGTGTGCCCTTGAGCGGACCGGGCGCGGACAATTCTGCGAGACCTCCCTGCTGCAAGCCTCGATGGCGCTCCAGGCGGGCGAGTTCATCTTCTATCGCGGGCGTCCCGACCTGGAGAATGGCAGTGCCGAGCATCGCGGCCGCTCGGCGCTGTCGCGTGCCTACAAGTGCAGGGACGAGCAATGGCTTTTCATCTCGCTGGACGACGCTGAACAGTGGAATTCGCTGCGCCGCGCGCGCGCGTCACTGCCGGCGCTTAAGTGGCCGGAGGCTGCCAATGAACCGAATGATGGCAAGCTCGCGGCCGCACTCGAAGCCGACCTGGCCGCCCAGGATCGCGCCGCGGCTCTGGCCATGCTGGCGCAAGCGCGGGTACCCGCCGTGCCGGTTAATCATTTCCAGGATCTCTTCGCCGACCCCCAGGTCGCAGCCAATGAATTGATCGCGGAGTTGCAACACTCGCAGTGGGGCAAGGTCTGGCAAACCGGCCCGCTGATGAAGTTTGCGACCCGGCAGGCACAAATCGATCGCGCGGCGCCGCTGCTCGGCGAGCACACGGACCAGGTGTTGCGTGAATTTCTGGGCTACGACGCGGCGAAGATCGCCGCGCTGCGCGCGGACAAGATCATCCGATGA